The sequence below is a genomic window from Lolium perenne isolate Kyuss_39 chromosome 4, Kyuss_2.0, whole genome shotgun sequence.
CCAGACTATTGACTAATGCAGCAATCCCGAGTTCGATGAAAGCTTAGTCAAATTTCTAGACTCAGACAATTGAAGGCTCATGAATGGAAGATAAAGGTTTTTGATTGTTCTGGTCAAGGAATAGATGCAAAGTGTCTGTTAAATTAGTCAAAAGGCATGCATGACAAATATGTGAAGCTAGGGGCTCATGGATGAAGATATAGGTTTTGTTTGTTCTAGACAAGGAATAGGTGCGTGTTGAAGAGTGAGAAAAAAAATTTGAGATGCCCGATGAAGGCAATTTTTCTCGTGAGCAGCTAGCCAGCTACTTGGTGACGACAGTTGAGCCAAACAGCACGAGCACGTGGCTTTCCTCTTCTATAAAAACTCTTGAATCTTAAGGTTAAAGCTGTGAATATGcctctggttcccgttgattagtTCTTTTGACACATTTCCCGTTGATTAGTGAGCCAACGTTGACGTGCGGCAGCTGCTGGTCCTGCCAGGAGCCTGAGCAAGGAGTACGCTGGAGATTAGATTCCCCGTGACACCGAGGCTGGCCGGGCCGGTCATGGCTGGGCTGCCACGGCGAAAGCGACCGGCCAGACGGCCCAGAATCGGTCGCCCGTGCTCTCGAGACATTTATTTGCCGTGGAGACGTGGACTTTCACTTTCTCCTGATCTTTTGTCATTGTGCACATCAGTATCTAGCTATAAATCTCTCACCTAGCTTTTCTACTAGGTTTTAACATATGATCTTGAAGGCGACGAGCATCTCTGGCTCCGATCTAGCTGTGCTtttcttcctcttgttccttttCTACTCGGGCAGTCGAGGTTCTGCGCCATGTGTGATTTGTTTGGACACCGCGAACTGGAGTAGGGGTGCGGCAACAGTGTCCTTGCTGATGCAAAGAAGTACGAAGACTGGATGGTGGCACCTTGTGAGGACTGTAGGCCTAGCATTACGGGGGTGAGAAGTAGAGCACCTTCCAGGGAGGGCACCATAGACGGTAGAAGTGGTGGCCGGGGAACTGGGAGGGAGGCTGAATCGCGTAAGCGACCTTCAGGTGAGGCACCGATCAATGTCAAGAATGTGAGCGGTACTGAACAGGGGATTGGAGCGTTGCAGATCACGGATGGGTCGTAAAATGGAAAGAGTGGGACAAACTAGGATAATGTAGCTAACCTGACTGTGGTGGTATGCTGCCCACATCCTTTGTGAAGCCACCGGTGCAGAAGAAAGCCGAGGAAGGGAGATTGAAGCAATTTGAGGGAGGGCTCAACCCTAGAGCGCCTCCAGGAGCAATGAGTTGCATATGTCTGAACTGTCACAGACTTAGATGACAGacattggattttcaccctgaaagatgaGACGGGTAGGTTTTAATCATAGTTTTTTTGTAAGAAGTACGGTGCGTAATGGTGCACTCGCTATGTTCtggaattatgacataaagttggGGATTTTGCCGTATTCTCAGTATCACCTAGATGCGACAATTAGCGAGAGGAACTCCGAACCTTGGAGGTTAACGTGTGTTTGCGGTGCAACTCAGACTTCGGAGGTCTTCAAGCTCCTTGTCATAGATGTGCATAGGATATTTTAACGAGGTCCTACACCAGCACGAACATGAAAAATGTAGCAGATTGCGGTTTAGCCCAAACTAGAGGTTTTCGTGATCGAGACAGTCGATGTTTGCGAACTTGTTGATTCGGGATATGAGGGGAAATAGTTGGACTTTTGAACGATGTGTGGCAAGTGATTCTTATTGCTGTGTGCGGTTGGACAGAGCCTGGAGGCGGCCCCTTGGTGTGATCGTTTTTCATTGCCTACCCTGCGGCATCTCACGGGCATGACATCTGATCATTGCCATATCTTTTTGCGGCGGCACCGAAAATGGTGATCGGCTCAAGGTCTAGAGGGGACAAATGAAGAGGTGAGCTGGTGACTGGCCCGAACCGTGTCAGAGCGGGGGTTAGGGCTCTAACCACGCCGTTAACTGTGTTTGTCCACAACCATCAACTGCTGCCAGGCCAGCCCGACGACGGGACCCACATGCCAGTTTCGTTAATAAACGAACCTCGGAGATGAATCAGTGTTTTTTTTGGTTACGTGTTCTCGTTGGATTGGTGGTTTTTTCAAGGAAAACCCTTCCGATCCGGCGACCGATCGCTCGCCAGCGATCGGTCGTCGTCCCTCGCTCCCGCGCGGCCCTATATGGGCCTGGTTTTTTTGGTCCAAACTGGAGTGTTGCTTTTTTTTATAAAATGTACAGTGTTGTTTCCACATTTGTAACAATTAGATAAAAAATTTGTTGTAAACTCACACGACATAATTTGTAAGATTTTTCTAAGTGATATGTTACGAAAATGTGTCTTTCTTGATACGTTGTAAACGGATGACTTTTTTGTTGTAATTATTTGTGATTTTTGGTGTAATGGTTTTAGTCATGGACACTTTTTTCGTAGAGATGTTGTATATGTTCGTTAGTTTTGTAACAAATGCGTATAAAAGTTATAGAGAAAGCATGTCAGAGATGTCGTAATGTTTACCTGGACGTTTGCTATAAATTATTTTGTTGTAATCGCTAATAATTTTTGGTAAAAATAGCTGGTGATTTTTATTGTAATTTGATATATATAAAATGTGTTATTTTCAATCAAATTTTCACAGCCACGAACACATGTTTTTTGTTGTTAtagcttttgattttttattgtaATTGTTGTCAATTTTTGTTGTAAACCAACCTATAGCAAAACAATTGTTGTTTAACCATTTTTTTATAATACtattttgtttatattttttgtaattttttgttgtaatagtacATATTTTTTGTAAGCGAAGTGAGGGATTTTGTTGTAATACTTAGTATAACTTAGATCTGTCCCCGGGTGGCATTTGTGTTGTAAATATAGTGAAGGTCGGGTTCAAAGGGATATACCTTTCACTTTAACTGGGAGAAGAATAGGACCGCGGGTTAAGTTTCAGAAAAAAGGGGGCAAAATGCAAATCTCGCACCGCGGTAGATTTCGGACGTCGGATCATGATCGTACGGCGCGGAGAACAACCGATTTTTGGCCTTCCCATCCGCCGACCGACGCGTAGCGTCCGCCTTTTTTCAAACCCTAACATAAATTAATGGATTTTTTGTCATTGTGCACATCAGCATCTAGCTATAAATCTCTCACCTAGCTTTTCTACTAGGTTTTAACATATGATCTCAAGGCGACGAGCATCTCTAGCTCCGATCTAGCTGtgcttttcttcctctttgatcttTTTCTACTCGGGCAGTCGAGGTTCTGCGCCATGTGTGATTTGTTTGGACACCGCGAGCTGGAGACAGTCGATGTTTGTGAActtgtgaaagatcgagatgtcgcctagaggggggggggggtgaataggcaattacaaactcttgcggatttgtcttgtatgaatgcggaattaaactatcgtttagtttacaagcacaaaccctaaatatgctaagctcaactaagtgtaacaatagcaactagagctaagcaagataggcacaagatatatgtagcacaagtgatagcaaggtatatgtacttcaagcacgatggctatcacacggaaagagagctcgggtataggaataaccgaggcacgcggagacgaggatgtattcccgtgttcccttgctttgcaacaaggtacgtcacgtttggaggagtggaggtcccacgaaggattccccgcgccacgaaggctcaccctattctccgaaccacacccacgaaggataatggccctttccttatggttagcttttcctccgctccggagatggcaagctccacaaccacttcacaagctccacgaaggagaagcccgggcctcttcacaatcttcttgaagagatcaccggagcaccaatcaccaagccaactaggaggtcaccctccaagagtaacaagctcacggtctctcactcgaacaaatcgtggtggagagctcaacactatgcaatgatgcaaagcaagaacaccggaggtgttcaagtccttcacactcaaatcccaccaaagcaacgaatgctaggatgagattggagaggaagaacaagggggaaagtcaaccaaagactccaagatctagatcccaagagattccctcacttagagaagaaacggtttggtggaagtgtagatctagatcccctctctcaaatcctcaaatatgagcaagtatggttggaggattcaaggggaagagcaagttcttcaaatagtagcaatggaggagagagagtagaGAAGAACtaattgctcaaggtggaagaagagctatttatagcatgggagcaaaTAAAACTGTTGGGGGGAAAAAGACAAGAAAAACGGGCAAAAAAACAGCTCTAGAATCGGCCCagccggtcaccaggccggccgaccggcctgggcACTGAGGAGCCCGGTCGGTGGCCCGGTCGGTCCGGCCCAGTGACCGGGAGCGGCCGGAGGCGCTCACAGGCGGCAGATAGGCCGCGGCCGCGCGGGGCGAGCAGGTGGGCCGCGTGGGGCTTGAAGCCCAGCCGGCGGAGAGGCCGGTCCGGCCGGGGCCTCCACCGGGCGGCCCGGTTGgtaaccgggtgctgggccggatgGGGTGGCCAAGCCCACTGGATGCCACCCGGAAGGCACCGGTCACCAGGCCGGTcggtgaccgggtgggccggcgcgcggCCCAGTTGACCGGGCGGTCGGCCGGCTGCcacgcctctgtttttcttttcttttctttttatccttttatctttttcccttttctttaataacaaatgctcccgaactccgaatcgcatgaaaccaattttgtttggaagataacaacaaatgctatcttatggaaagtgaaaacccaagaatctgtaggaggggattttatcatgaatataaaaggtagaaccttatatcatgaataacctgtaaaatcacccaacctcgaaaacgcaatagaagatgcatgtgaactccgttttcgatgaacttgggcttgttgtaaagctagcaacaagctcaagaacctcacaccgagaaataccaagaagcaataagaatatgcaacgcatgcaaggattgagctccctaagacgatgtgatcaagttaaccaaccgaaagcccctcttgatagtgcggctatctatcctataatccggtctcccatcaaccacctcgagaccggtaaaaggaaagcctatcaaggtcatacctttgccttgcgcatcccatcacttgatcattgtcgcttcgtgtatactcacaaatgctcccccatacactatgatgggaaagcttcattgatgcacatcatcacatgtccactatcaccaaatggacggcaagcttcaagcatgtgatccactcaagatgctcatcttgaacttgcccaactcaaccttgtatcttctcatactcacttgagatagagcatggctaatattgagttccacataagaactccatcttcatttcttcttcttgatcatatcacatatatatcttcataccgatgatcttgatgccaatacacaaggtatatctttatcttcatggcatccatacttgaatccaacccatggagagcaagtagtacctatggaatattccttcatataaacttaatgaaaacattagtccataggggttgtcattaattaccgaaaccacacataggggcaatgtacccttacaacttGTTGATTGGGGATATGAGGGGAAATAGTTGGACTTTTGAACGATGTGTGGCAAGTGATTCTTATTGCTGTGTGCGGTTGGACAGAGCCCTGGAGGTGGCCCCTTGGTGTGATCGTTTTTCATTGCCTACCCTGCGGCATCTCACGGGCATGACATCTGATCATTGCCATATCTTCTTGCGGCGGCATTGAAAATGGTGACCGGCTCAAGGTCTAGAGGGGACAAATGAAGAGGTGAGCTGGCGACTGGCCCGAACTGTGTCGGAACGGGGGTTAGGGCTCTAACCACGCCGTTAACTGTGTTTGTCCACAACCATCAACTGCTGCCAGGCCAGCCCGACGACGGGACCCACATGCCAGTTTCGTTAATAAACGAACCTCGGAGATGAATCAGTGTTTTTTTGGTTACGTGTTCTCGTTGGATTGGTGGTTTTTTCAAACCCTAACATAAATTAATGGATTTTTTACCCCTCTAAATTATGGTggtattttttatttattttatcgcCCACGCCGGACGGATGCCAAGTTATATTCAAGGCACGCATTTGACCTCCATCCAGCTAGTTTGAGTATGTCAATGCATGGACATACATACCAGTCAAGAATAGATTACACTAGTAGAATTATACTCTAACAATATTCAATGCCCATGCAGCAGTCTCAGGGTGTCAGTCGGGCTACCTGTTCAACGGCTCGTCATTGAGTATTAGAGTTGAGCTAGTATGCTGGTTGAATGATACACAGAGGAGCCAGCAAGGGGCGATATGGAACAAAATCATTTCCAAGACATCAGAGATGCAAGTTGTTAGCAGGGTCGACGACGGTTGGGCACCACTGTAACTCCGGCCGCCGACGCCGATGCCGACGCCGCGCCGTCCGTTTGATTACATTGCATTCAGCCATCACGTATACAGGCTGTTCAACGAGTGAGTAGCTAGCTAGTGGTTGCAACCAAGAGCTCAAATAACTACTGTATATTTTTTGAAAAGAAAAAACAGCTGTTGCTGTCCGTGTACGTATCTAATATCTGTACTTTCATTCAAGCTACGATTTGTGGAAAGTCTTGCCGTTGTTAAACCAGCGGCAAGATCGAGAATGAACGAGGCAAGACAAGTCAGACGATCGAGAAGGCGGGCAGCAGAATGATCAGCGCTCATCAGCTCCGACAATGTCAAACACACGCTACCTGGCCCCTACGTCCGTTTCATTTCATTTCATTTCATTTACCGCCGCCTCAACCACCTCTTAAAAAGGCCCAGCCCCACGTCCCGCCATTGCAGACTCGACTCACACTCGCAACACGATCGTACAGGAACGTACACTCGACGCTCAGCTCGGTGCCATGATCGCCGTGGGCGTCGTCCTCGCCTACGCCGCGCTCGCCGTCGCGGTGGTCCGGCTGGTACTCTCGTACCGGTCGGCGATCTACGCGCTGCGCCGGCTCTGGCGGTGGGGCGACGAGTGGGCGCAGGTGTACCAGTACCACGAGGTGCCGCGCCGCCTCACCGTCGACGGCGGCGCCGAGAGGGACAACCCGCTGTTCGCCAAGGCCGCGGCGTACGTCTCCTCGCTGCCGTCGCTCGAGGACGCCGACGCCGCCTCCGTGCTCTCCTCCTCCGCGTCGCCCAGCAAGAAGACCAACGGCGGCTTCTCGCTGCATCTCGGCCCTGGCCACACCGCGCGGGACGCCTTCCAGGGCGCGCGCCTCGCCTGGACCTACCGCCCTGCCCGCGACGAGCACGACGAAGCCCTCGTGCTGCGCCTGCGCCGGCACGACCGGACCCGCGTGCTGCGGCCGTACCTGCAGCACGTCGAGTCGGTGGCCGACGAGATGAAGCTGCGTCGGCGCGAGCTGCGGCTGTTCGCGAACGCCGGCGGCGTGGACGCGCGCACGGGCGCGCCGCGGTGGGCGTCGGCGCCGTTCACGCACCCGGCCACGCTCGACACGGTGGCCATGGACCCGGACCTCAAAGCCCGCGTCCGCGCCGACCTCGAGGCCTTCGCCAAGGGCCGCGCCTACTACCACCGCCTCGGCCGCGTCTGGCGCCGGAGCTACCTCCTCCACGGCCCGCCCGGCACCGGAAAGTCGACCTTCGCGGCGGCCATGGCGCGCTTCCTCGGCTACGACGTGTACGACGTCGACCTGTCCCGCGCGGGGGACCTCCGCGCGCTGCTCATGAGCACCACCCCGCGCTCGCTCATACTCGTCGAGGACCTCGACCGGCACCTGCTGCACAAGGGCGATGGCGACGCCGAGGCGAGGGTGCTGAGCTTCATGGACGGCGTCGCGTCCTGCTGCGGCGAGGAGCGCGTGATGGTGTTCACGATGCGCGGCGGGAAggagcacgagggcgtgcccgcgGCGGTGCTGAGGCCGGGGAGGCTGGACGTACACATCCGCTTCACGCTCTGCGACTTCGACGCGTTCAAGGCGCTCGCCAGCAGCTACCTGGGCCTCAAGGACCACAAGCTTTACCCGCAGGTGGAGGAGGGCTTCCACGCCGCCGGCCACCGCCGCTTCAGCCCCGCCGAGCTGGGCGAGATCATGCTCGCCAACCGCGGCTCCCCGAGCCGCGCGCTCCGCACCGTCATCACCAAGCTCCAGCGCGCGTCCGTGTCTGACGCGCCGTCGCCGCTGCCGTCACGGCTGCCGCACAGGAGGATGACGAGCTGGTCCGGGGCCGCGCAGTTGGATGTTCCTGCCgggacggaggcggcggcggaggagacgGGCGGTGGGCTGTTCGGGAAGGACGTGCCGATGAGGGAGTTCAAGAAGCTGTACGGGCTGATCAAGGTCAAGAGCCGGAGGGAGGGCGCCGGCGTCGTGCCCTTGGAAGA
It includes:
- the LOC127297516 gene encoding AAA-ATPase At2g46620 is translated as MIAVGVVLAYAALAVAVVRLVLSYRSAIYALRRLWRWGDEWAQVYQYHEVPRRLTVDGGAERDNPLFAKAAAYVSSLPSLEDADAASVLSSSASPSKKTNGGFSLHLGPGHTARDAFQGARLAWTYRPARDEHDEALVLRLRRHDRTRVLRPYLQHVESVADEMKLRRRELRLFANAGGVDARTGAPRWASAPFTHPATLDTVAMDPDLKARVRADLEAFAKGRAYYHRLGRVWRRSYLLHGPPGTGKSTFAAAMARFLGYDVYDVDLSRAGDLRALLMSTTPRSLILVEDLDRHLLHKGDGDAEARVLSFMDGVASCCGEERVMVFTMRGGKEHEGVPAAVLRPGRLDVHIRFTLCDFDAFKALASSYLGLKDHKLYPQVEEGFHAAGHRRFSPAELGEIMLANRGSPSRALRTVITKLQRASVSDAPSPLPSRLPHRRMTSWSGAAQLDVPAGTEAAAEETGGGLFGKDVPMREFKKLYGLIKVKSRREGAGVVPLEDEAPTPTAFNGRGSGSNHDKER